A genomic window from Glycine soja cultivar W05 chromosome 10, ASM419377v2, whole genome shotgun sequence includes:
- the LOC114371442 gene encoding uncharacterized protein LOC114371442, with translation MNLRGRQVEISDPMCPLCNNSEEVAAHLFFNCSKVFPLWWESLSWVNSVGAFSKEQKDHFMQHSRRNATQTKDIRWSYWWIALTRTIWKHRNKVVFDNQTFNASKLMDEALLLVWSWLKAMEKDFDTHFNQWSSNLTDAFV, from the coding sequence ATGAATCTAAGAGGGAGACAAGTAGAGATAAGTGACCCAATGTGCCCGTTATGCAACAATTCGGAGGAGGTTGCAGCACACCTTTTCTTCAATTGCAGTAAGGTCTTCCCCTTGTGGTGGGAGTCACTCTCATGGGTTAATTCAGTGGGTGCTTTCTCGAAAGAACAGAAAGATCATTTCATGCAGCATAGCAGAAGGAATGCTACACAAACAAAAGATATAAGATGGAGCTATTGGTGGATAGCCCTCACAAGGACCATATGGAAACATAGAAATAAGGTGGTCTTTGATAACCAAACTTTTAATGCAAGCAAGCTGATGGATGAAGCACTTCTTCTAGTCTGGTCCTGGCTTAAAGCTATGGAGAAAGATTTCGATACACATTTTAATCAGTGGTCTTCCAATTTGACAGATGCCTTTGTGTAA